A genomic stretch from Candidatus Neomarinimicrobiota bacterium includes:
- a CDS encoding cytochrome c maturation protein CcmE, which translates to MKSQRIKFVLLILAVALVTFGWIIIGTEKEEVPYVSIAELHAKQGTWKQNRFRLGGLVEAGSITYSADRLTVDFVMAQGDNRLPVHYEGLTPDLFKDEAEVIIEGEYHDGVFLVDNLMTKCASRYEVEIDKRGVDKKADT; encoded by the coding sequence ATGAAAAGTCAAAGAATAAAATTTGTGCTCCTGATTCTGGCCGTCGCTCTGGTCACTTTCGGTTGGATTATTATCGGTACTGAGAAGGAGGAGGTGCCCTACGTAAGTATCGCTGAATTGCACGCGAAGCAGGGCACCTGGAAACAGAACCGTTTCCGCCTGGGAGGGCTAGTGGAGGCCGGTTCCATTACCTACTCAGCGGACCGGCTGACCGTCGATTTTGTCATGGCTCAGGGTGATAACCGCCTGCCGGTCCATTATGAAGGTCTAACGCCGGATTTGTTCAAGGATGAAGCCGAGGTAATTATTGAGGGTGAATACCACGATGGGGTTTTCCTGGTGGATAACCTTATGACCAAGTGTGCTTCCCGCTACGAGGTTGAAATCGATAAGCGCGGCGTCGATAAGAAGGCGGATACTTAG